The DNA sequence TATTTTTGGTGAGATTGCTAAGCTTATTCCACAAAAATGTATGTGGGAAGCGTCCTGAAACACCTCGTAGTCTTCTATAGAAGAGGTGCAAAAGGAACTTTCCTCCCTATTGGAGTAGCATACAGTAGAAGGCCGCGGATGAAAGCCATGCTCTAAAAAATACATGCCTATATATTCGCCACCTCTTGCAATGGCCGAAGTATTAATACCTAAACGATTAATGTATGCAACGGCTGCATCGCCTAGCCGATTGCTAGGCAATTTTGTAAGCAGCAAAGTATCACAGCCAAACTTTTCTAACGATGCAAGGACGTTAACCCCTGTACCGGAAAACGAATATTCCAGCGTGTTTACTTGCTCTAGTTTTTTATACCTTTCTACCTCCAACCGCATCATTACTTCACCAAATGCGATGATTTTACCCATCTCAAGCCTCTCCTGATACGATATTTTTCACCGATTCGGTAATGGTATTTATGTCTCCGTCTAATAATGGGCGTGGATCTATATCAAAGCTGCCGAGATTCGCATGATAATCTCTCGTATAAATGGCGATGTCTTCCCCTTCCTTCAACTGTCTTACAACGTCAAGTGCATGGCAGTTCGTCAAGCTATCGTCAATTTGAACTCTCGCTCGGCATATTTCTCTGCCTGCTTCATCTGCCACAATCGTGACTCGAACGCCAGGTAGCTGGTCTAGCTCCATTAAAGGCATGATCATATCCCTTTGCTCTTCCTTCGTTTTTCCACTATGTGAATAATCTTCTAAAGCTTGTAGCAAACCAAAAATTTGCTCTTTTCCTACCTTCATTGCGCGCCCGATTCCCTTCAAGTGAAGCTTGCTGTACGTGATGAAGTTACCTTTTCCAGCTAATATGCCTGATGTCGGGCCGCCAATCGCCTTCGTTCCACTCAGTATAATAAGATCTGCTACCTCTCCATACGCATCGATATCTTCTTCTGCTGCTGCATCAAGTAATAAAGGTATTTTTTTATTTTTACATAGCTCACTAACCTCAAATAGGCTAGCCATATTTTTTTGTACACAGTGATGCGATTTAACATAAATTACAGCTGCCGTTTTTTCACTTATTGCAGCTTCCATTTGACTCACTGTACATTCATTAGCGTAGCCTACTTCCTTTACTTCGCCGCCCCCTAGCCGGATCATCACTTCAATTGGGGCACCGTAGTTAACATTATGTCCCTTCATGACAAGCACTTCCCGATCACAATCAATACTTCCATCATGTAAGTGATCGACTAAAGACACATTATCCTTTCCGATTACACCCGCTATCGCTAAAGCAATTGAGGCGGAAGCGGAGTTCGTAATGAGTGCATCCTCTGTGCCAATTATTTCTGCTACTTTTTTACCTGCTTTATTCACTAAATCGTCCATTT is a window from the Evansella cellulosilytica DSM 2522 genome containing:
- a CDS encoding DgaE family pyridoxal phosphate-dependent ammonia lyase, whose translation is MSSSSLQLKKVINASGRMTILGVSTLSERVLEEMAFGAQNYFEMDDLVNKAGKKVAEIIGTEDALITNSASASIALAIAGVIGKDNVSLVDHLHDGSIDCDREVLVMKGHNVNYGAPIEVMIRLGGGEVKEVGYANECTVSQMEAAISEKTAAVIYVKSHHCVQKNMASLFEVSELCKNKKIPLLLDAAAEEDIDAYGEVADLIILSGTKAIGGPTSGILAGKGNFITYSKLHLKGIGRAMKVGKEQIFGLLQALEDYSHSGKTKEEQRDMIMPLMELDQLPGVRVTIVADEAGREICRARVQIDDSLTNCHALDVVRQLKEGEDIAIYTRDYHANLGSFDIDPRPLLDGDINTITESVKNIVSGEA